From Enterobacteriaceae endosymbiont of Donacia simplex, one genomic window encodes:
- the rpoZ gene encoding DNA-directed RNA polymerase subunit omega, with translation MARVTVEKAVKKIGNRFDLIIIASKRARQIQIRGKIPLLPEKNDKTTILALREIEQGLINKKIVDNYEKNIDKKFQSVDLYNY, from the coding sequence ATGGCTAGAGTAACTGTAGAAAAAGCTGTTAAAAAAATAGGTAATAGATTTGATTTAATTATAATAGCATCTAAAAGAGCAAGACAAATTCAAATCAGAGGTAAAATTCCGTTATTACCTGAAAAAAATGATAAAACTACTATTTTAGCATTAAGAGAAATTGAACAAGGATTAATAAATAAAAAAATAGTAGATAATTATGAAAAAAATATAGATAAAAAATTTCAATCTGTTGATTTATATAATTATTAA